One Methanobacteriaceae archaeon genomic window, AGTCTTTGTAACTTTAAACAAAAATGAAGAACTAAGAGGATGTATTGGGTATGCAGAACCAATCATGAGTGCCATTGAAGCAACAATTGATGTAGCTATTGCTGCAAGTGTTAACGATCCAAGATTTCCGAAAGTTGCTTTAGATGAATTGGAAAACATTGATTTGGAAGTAACAGTTCTTACAAAACCAGAAATGATTATTGTTGCACACTACGAACAGTACTTTGATGAAATTGAAATTGGTGAAGATGGCCTAATAATCCAAAAAGGATACTCCAGAGGTTTATTATTACCTCAAGTAGCAACAGAAAACGGATTTAATGTGGAAAACTTTTTAGAACACACATGTATGAAAGCAGGAATAAGTGCAGACAGCTGGATGGATGAAAGTTGTGATGTATACAAATTCCAAGGCCAAATTTTTAAATAATTTAAAATAATAAAAATAAGATAAATTGGTGATTATATGGTAAAATGCAGCGAATGTAATACTGAATTAGAAGAAAAATGCTAAATTTTGTCCAGATTGTGGTGCAAAAGTAGAAATAATTGAAGCAGAAGTAGTAAACGAAGAAACACAAGCAATTAGAGGTACTAAGTTTTGTGAAAACTGTGGTAAAGAAATAGATTATAATGCAGTAATCTGTCCTAAATGTGGAGTTTAAATAGCAAAAACTGCTGAAGAAAAAAATCCATTTTTAGCTTTAATTTTATCATTCTTTATTCCAGGAGTAGGTCAATTCTATAATGGCCAACCAAAAAAAGGAATTATGATTATTATTGCAGGAGCAATATCCGTTTTCTTATGTCTCCTTTTAATCGGAGCACTTTTATACTTAATCGTGTAGTTATACTCATTATATGATGCATACACCACTGCAGAAGCACTCAATAGAGGAGAAATCCTTGAAGACAAACTCTTCTAAATTTTTTTAAAAAAATAGTTTAAATGAAGAAAAATATTAATTATAATATTTTTTTATTTTATTCTATTTCTCTATATTTTAAAACTTCCAAAGCCCTATTTTTTTACTAGAACATTTTTTCATACAAATAATTAATTCTAAAACAGTTTTAACTTCATAAATTTATAGCATTATCCACAAATTTAATTAACTATCCCAATCAAAAACTATTACATAAACGTTCTGAGAAAAACAACATAATTATATTTAAATAGTGATTAAAATGATGATTCCAACAATACCTACACCACAAGAATTACTTGATAAAGGATTTAGTAGGGGTAAAAAACAGGCAGACCTATTGAGAGGTCAAAAAATACCTAAACACTTAAAAGGTAAAAGAATTGAAGAAAGAAGAGTAGTAACCTCATGTCAGGTTATTAAAGATAAATTAAAATCCATTTTGGATGCAGTTCCGGAAATTGAAAGTCTCCACCCATTCTATCAAGACTACATTGATATTACAGTTGGTGTAGATGATATGAAACAGGCATTAGGTGCTCTTAACTGGGCATTTGGTATTATTACCCAGCTTGAAAAAGAATACGGAGCAAAAATTAGAAAAAATCCATCTGAAAGAGCAACCAGCATTCAAAAACAGGCATATGGAAGAATTGCATCTGTTGTAAATAAAATCGAAAAGGATTTAGATTTCCTCGATTTTGCAAAACAAAACTTAAGAAACATGCCAACAATTGATTTTGATGCAACAACTATTGTAATTGCAGGATTCCCGAATGTAGGTAAATCAACATTACTTAGACAAATTACCGGAGCAGATCCTCAAGTTGCAAACTATCCATTTACAACAAAAGGTATTCAAATCGGACATACTGAAAGACACTGGAAAAGCATACAGATTATCGACACTCCAGGTTTACTTGACAGACCTGTTTTAGATATGAATGATATTGAAATGAATGCGATTGTAGCTTTAGAACACTTGGCTGATGCAATTTTATTTATTTTTGATGCTTCAGAAACCTGTGGATTCCACTTGGAAAACCAATACAATCTCTTAAAACAAATCGAAAAGATCTTTTCAGAAATTCCAGTTGTTTACTTATTTAACAAAATGGACTTAATTGAAGATACTGAATATCTTAACGAATACATTGACGATGAAGAAAATTCCATTTTCATATCTGCAATTGAAGGAGAAGGTATTGACAAAATCAATAAAAAATTCGATAAAATTAAAAAAATAGACCGTAGCGTTAAAGAAGATGAAGATGACGACGAATATTATTAAATATTTGTCAAACACCACTTCTTTTAATCCATTACATTAATTTTTTTATAAAAACCATCTCACCACAGATTAAATAATAAATCATTATATATTTTTGATAAAATATTATTAATCAGTGATTATAATGAGAGTAAAATTAGCATTGTTTTTAATAATACTGCTTATTGCCATACCACATATATCTGCAGTCGATACAAGTGATTGGATAGAACTTACAGTAAATAATGTAGACTTTAAAATTCCAGACAAATATTTTAATGAAAGCAAAGGTAAAAATCATATCAAATCATATCGTTATAGTAATCAATTTGCCATTATTTCCTGTGTGGATTATAATACTTTAAAAAAAGAATATGGTTATGACTCAACATCTGAAGGACTTGTTGACATTACCCAAACTTCAGTTTCAGGCCATGATTTGATCCATATTTATGATAATTATAAATCCAGATGGGACTCTACAGGTTTTAATACATCTTATGTGTTTTTTTCAACCGGCACTAAAATATTTAAAATTTCATATAAAGGAGATAAAATAACAAATGAAATAAAAGAAATCATTAAAAATACTCCTAAATCAAATGTCTGAAGAAACATTTATAACTAAATTAGATAATGCTCAAAGAGATTATTTAACAGAAGAATATAATAAAAACCTAGAATTAGATCTAGAAGATTATTACAGAACATATAACGATGAACATGACCGTGGACACTTCTATTATTGGGGAACTAATGGATTTGGTGTTGGTGGAACTCATAGGTACTAACCTATGACCCAATACCCATCTATTTTTTTAAAATCATAATAACAATCAATTTAATCAATTTCGCATTAAAACCCATGAAATAAACTTTTAAATGAGGAAAAATTATGTATGGAACAATTATTATATTTCTTATTATTGCAATTTTTGTATGTTTAATAGCTATTTATTTGAATAGTGCAAAAAAAGAATAATAAAAATAAAAAAACCTTTTAATCACCATATAACATATACAAGTTATCTTAAAAGAGATTCACAATTAGGACATTTTAATTCATCAAACTTAGTATTAATTTCATTACCACAATCAGGACAACATACTTTTTCTAAAGAATATGATTCCGCATCAGATTTATCAATAATTAAATAAATTGAATTTACATATTTATAATAAATTTCCTCATAATGTTTTATTGATTCACCAATATCTCTATAAAATTTAGCTAGAATATATTCTGCTGTTTTTTCATTATTCAAATCAGAATCTGACAAATATAAATAAAATTCATCATAACCCGGAATATGATGATCCAAATTCATTTTTCTCAATTGAGTAATTAGGATTTTGCCTGATTTGTTTTAATTCATCAATTTTTCTTTGATATTTTTTAATATAATTTTTTATCCCTTCTCTAACAATATTACATGAATCAGAAATATTACATTCTTCAATAACATAGACTTTTAGATATTTTTTACATTCACTGCAATAAGTTTCACTAACCTTTCCTTTAATCTTTGATTCAGACCCCCCAATTTGCAGTTATAAAAGTAATAATGAAATCAACTGTCTGATTTAATTCCTCATCATAATAAAAACATCTTCCATCATCATAAAATTTCAAACCGCAATTAGTACATTTATATTCAGTTACAGAAACCATATTATCACACATTTAATATTATCATCAAAATAAAACAATGCACGAATATCTAAAACTTTTTGAATAGGTGAGGTTTTAAATTGGTGAATAAATAAGTTGTTAATAAAATGTTAGTACGTTATACTTTATAAATTTATCCAACATTATTTAAATAAGTATGATACAAAATATCTTTTAAAAAAAGCATTGAATCTTCCTTATTATACTCATATTCCTTTTCTATGCTTTCCAATAATCTATTTATTTCATTAGAATACTTATCTGTGTCCACTTCGTTTTGATAAGTGTCTAAAATATTGTATTTTTTAGCCCACACTTTAGTCCAGTTAACATCTTTATTTTCCATAATAATCCCCATTATATGAAATTATAATATCAACAAAATAATAAATATTTGCAAAATACAATTAGCAAATCCAAAAAACACCCTTTATTAACAAATCAAAATAAA contains:
- a CDS encoding TIGR00296 family protein encodes the protein MISDKAGQYLVDLAKEAIKQYLKTGEKIAKGEDYPIELDEKLGVFVTLNKNEELRGCIGYAEPIMSAIEATIDVAIAASVNDPRFPKVALDELENIDLEVTVLTKPEMIIVAHYEQYFDEIEIGEDGLIIQKGYSRGLLLPQVATENGFNVENFLEHTCMKAGISADSWMDESCDVYKFQGQIFK
- a CDS encoding NOG1 family protein yields the protein MMIPTIPTPQELLDKGFSRGKKQADLLRGQKIPKHLKGKRIEERRVVTSCQVIKDKLKSILDAVPEIESLHPFYQDYIDITVGVDDMKQALGALNWAFGIITQLEKEYGAKIRKNPSERATSIQKQAYGRIASVVNKIEKDLDFLDFAKQNLRNMPTIDFDATTIVIAGFPNVGKSTLLRQITGADPQVANYPFTTKGIQIGHTERHWKSIQIIDTPGLLDRPVLDMNDIEMNAIVALEHLADAILFIFDASETCGFHLENQYNLLKQIEKIFSEIPVVYLFNKMDLIEDTEYLNEYIDDEENSIFISAIEGEGIDKINKKFDKIKKIDRSVKEDEDDDEYY